One stretch of Amycolatopsis sp. NBC_00345 DNA includes these proteins:
- a CDS encoding FAD-binding oxidoreductase, whose amino-acid sequence MGDVTAQLAAIVGEKNLLTGEAIPDDYAHDEALSSPPQKPAYVAKPATAEEVAELLKAASTAGVPVTARGSGSGLSAAARPLADGLVVSFERMNAVLEIDVENHVAVVQPGVTLAELDERAAAAGLTYPVYPGELSATIGGTVGTNAGGMRAVKYGVTRNNVVGLQAVLPTGEIVRTGGRTSKVSTGYDLTQLIIGSEGTLALVTEVIVKLHPRLPHGATVLAPFDDLDQVMAVVPKILASGLAPHILEYIDNMTMAAMVYNEKLELGVPDAIRERSQAYLLVALENSDAGRLGEDVETLGGLLGELGAIDVYVLEGGSARKLVEAREKAFWSAKAAGADDVVDVVVPRSAMPVFLAKARELALAAGGGVIGCGHAGDGNVHLAVFCKDPETRTKLLTDVFTHAMALGGAISGEHGLGRTKTKYYLKLEDPAKIELLRRVKSGFDPAGILNPGVLFG is encoded by the coding sequence ATGGGCGACGTGACGGCACAGCTGGCCGCGATCGTCGGGGAGAAGAACCTGCTCACGGGCGAGGCCATCCCCGACGACTACGCGCACGACGAGGCTCTCAGCTCCCCGCCGCAGAAGCCCGCGTACGTCGCGAAGCCCGCCACCGCCGAGGAAGTCGCGGAGCTGTTGAAAGCCGCTTCGACGGCGGGCGTGCCCGTCACCGCGCGCGGGTCCGGCAGCGGTCTGTCGGCCGCCGCGCGCCCGCTGGCCGACGGCCTGGTCGTCTCGTTCGAGCGGATGAACGCGGTGCTGGAGATCGACGTCGAGAACCACGTCGCCGTCGTGCAGCCCGGCGTCACGCTCGCGGAGCTGGACGAACGGGCCGCCGCCGCGGGCCTCACCTACCCTGTTTACCCCGGCGAGCTGAGCGCGACCATCGGCGGCACCGTCGGCACCAACGCGGGCGGCATGCGCGCGGTGAAGTACGGCGTCACGCGCAACAACGTCGTCGGCCTGCAGGCCGTGCTGCCGACGGGCGAGATCGTCCGCACCGGCGGGCGCACGTCGAAGGTGTCCACGGGGTACGACCTCACGCAGCTGATCATCGGCTCCGAGGGCACGCTGGCGCTCGTCACCGAGGTGATCGTGAAGCTGCACCCGCGGCTGCCGCACGGCGCCACGGTGCTCGCGCCGTTCGACGACCTCGACCAGGTGATGGCCGTCGTGCCGAAGATCCTGGCGAGCGGGCTCGCGCCGCACATCCTCGAGTACATCGACAACATGACGATGGCCGCGATGGTCTACAACGAGAAGCTCGAGCTGGGTGTCCCGGACGCGATCCGCGAACGCTCGCAGGCGTATCTCTTGGTGGCACTGGAAAACAGCGACGCCGGACGGCTGGGCGAGGACGTCGAGACGCTCGGCGGGCTGCTCGGCGAACTGGGCGCGATCGACGTTTACGTCCTCGAAGGCGGCTCGGCGCGCAAGCTGGTCGAGGCGCGGGAGAAGGCGTTCTGGTCGGCCAAGGCCGCGGGCGCCGACGACGTGGTCGACGTGGTGGTGCCGCGCTCCGCGATGCCGGTTTTTCTCGCCAAGGCCAGGGAACTCGCGCTCGCCGCGGGCGGTGGCGTGATCGGCTGCGGGCACGCCGGCGACGGCAACGTCCACCTCGCGGTCTTCTGCAAGGACCCGGAAACCCGGACGAAGCTGCTGACCGACGTCTTCACCCACGCCATGGCGCTGGGCGGCGCCATCTCCGGCGAGCACGGCCTCGGCCGGACCAAGACCAAGTACTACCTGAAACTCGAAGACCCGGCGAAGATCGAGCTGCTGCGCCGGGTCAAGTCCGGCTTCGACCCCGCCGGCATCCTCAACCCCGGTGTCCTCTTCGGCTGA
- a CDS encoding acetolactate synthase large subunit — protein MNGAQSLIRTLVDAGVEVCFSNPGTSEMHFVAALDSVSEMRGVLGLFEGAVTGAADGYARMAEKPAATLLHLGPGLGNGLANLHNARRAHTPIVNIVGDHATYHKKYDAPLESDIDAIASSLEGWVRRSKHTQEVGADAAAAVAAAQDAPGRIATLILPADASWGEGGETCAPIPPRAPQAVDATTVKKIAEVLRSGESVALLIGGAACRETGLLATSRIAAATGVKAFAETFPARMERGAGLPSIERLGYLAEQVAYQLDGVKHVIIAGTKAPVSFFAYPGKPSDLVPEGAQVHVLAEVGQDATGALNDVAAIVAPDTAPVLQEASRPAMPTGPLTPQNWADVIGALLPERAIIADEANTSGLLIPAATAGAPRHDVLTLTGGAIGYGIPVATGAAVAAPDRPVVNLQSDGSALYTISALWTQARENLNVTTVILNNHAYAILRIELQRVGAAPDGPKANDLLDLSRPDMDFAKIAEGLGVPATRATTAEELAEQFARALAEPGPHLIDAAVPSLI, from the coding sequence ATGAACGGCGCCCAGTCCCTGATCCGCACGCTCGTCGACGCCGGGGTGGAGGTGTGTTTCTCGAACCCCGGCACGTCGGAGATGCACTTCGTCGCGGCGCTCGACAGCGTGTCGGAGATGCGCGGTGTGCTCGGGCTGTTCGAAGGAGCCGTGACCGGCGCGGCGGACGGCTACGCGCGGATGGCGGAAAAGCCGGCCGCGACGCTGCTGCACCTCGGGCCGGGCCTGGGCAACGGGCTGGCGAACCTGCACAACGCGCGGCGCGCGCACACGCCGATCGTCAACATCGTCGGCGACCACGCGACGTACCACAAGAAGTACGACGCGCCGCTGGAGTCGGACATCGACGCGATCGCCAGCTCGCTGGAGGGCTGGGTCCGCCGGTCCAAGCACACCCAGGAGGTCGGCGCGGACGCGGCGGCGGCCGTCGCGGCGGCCCAGGACGCGCCCGGCCGGATCGCGACGCTGATCCTGCCCGCGGACGCGTCGTGGGGCGAAGGCGGCGAGACGTGCGCGCCGATCCCGCCGCGCGCGCCGCAAGCTGTCGACGCGACGACGGTCAAGAAGATCGCCGAAGTGCTGCGCAGCGGCGAATCCGTCGCGCTGCTCATCGGCGGTGCCGCCTGCCGTGAGACGGGATTACTGGCCACCAGCCGGATCGCGGCGGCGACGGGCGTGAAGGCGTTCGCGGAGACGTTCCCCGCGCGGATGGAACGCGGCGCCGGGCTGCCCTCGATCGAGCGGCTCGGCTACCTGGCCGAGCAGGTGGCCTACCAGCTCGACGGGGTGAAGCACGTGATCATCGCCGGCACCAAGGCGCCGGTGTCGTTTTTCGCCTACCCCGGCAAGCCGAGCGACCTGGTGCCGGAAGGCGCGCAGGTGCACGTGCTCGCCGAGGTGGGCCAGGACGCGACGGGCGCGCTGAACGACGTCGCCGCCATCGTCGCCCCGGACACCGCGCCGGTGCTGCAGGAAGCGTCACGCCCCGCGATGCCGACCGGCCCGCTGACGCCGCAGAACTGGGCCGACGTGATCGGCGCGCTGCTGCCCGAGCGCGCCATCATCGCGGACGAGGCCAACACGTCCGGCCTGCTGATCCCGGCCGCCACGGCGGGCGCCCCGCGCCACGACGTGCTCACCCTGACCGGTGGCGCGATCGGTTACGGCATCCCGGTGGCGACGGGCGCCGCGGTCGCCGCCCCGGACCGCCCGGTGGTGAACCTGCAGTCGGACGGCAGCGCGCTGTACACGATTTCGGCGCTGTGGACGCAGGCGCGGGAGAACCTGAACGTCACCACGGTGATCCTGAACAACCACGCGTACGCGATCCTGCGGATCGAGCTGCAGCGTGTCGGCGCCGCGCCGGACGGCCCGAAGGCGAACGACCTGCTCGACCTGAGCCGTCCGGACATGGACTTCGCGAAGATCGCGGAGGGCCTCGGCGTCCCGGCCACGCGGGCGACCACGGCGGAGGAGCTGGCCGAGCAGTTCGCCCGCGCGCTGGCGGAGCCCGGGCCGCACCTGATCGACGCCGCGGTGCCATCGCTGATCTGA